In Ruminococcaceae bacterium R-25, one genomic interval encodes:
- a CDS encoding DNA mismatch repair protein MutS2 yields MYEFLSFEESLERKKIRGRVLSTLEFTKIRDSVSSKARTVRGRELIDDMVPVCDADYAESELSASAQAMDHILRFGMLPLGGMRDLREAVTYAKAGGTLSCGQLLETASFLRSSEELKKTIAKARSAGAPFVDETEPDICSYIDGLETCEELLEKITNSILGQDEVSDRASKDLSSIRRERKNIAGGIRSLLDRVIQNHADMLQESIVTLREGRYCIPVKADFNGRIEGIVHGASSSGQTLFIEPMSVVEANNKIAELNFAEQAEIQRILKKFSGEVVSIAPLLENNAAIAARLDYIFAKAEYGVENNSFCPKLNTEGRIDLKGARHPLIPKESVVPVDIKVGDSYDSLIVTGPNTGGKTVSLKTCGLLVLMTMAGLPIPAESGSEVCVFDRVLADIGDEQSIEESLSTFSSHMSNIVFILKNIRGRSLVLLDELGSGTDPTEGAALAISIIEELRKKNCIVMSTTHYRELKSYAETTEGVMNASCEFDTETLAPTYKLITGRPGSSNAFVISSKLGLARHILDNARSRMSTDELRYEELLAKAEEETKRAQTLAEENNRLNVELKAEKARLEDENAKLKQSKTKILNDMRAEQKRLLQEQEREIGEELRELRKRSKDMDRAEREKELDKIRRKLRAGVQDLETEDDEAVETVALSGEPVKEVIEGECYYVPSLGQTGVAQSGLSKSGTVNILCGSMKIAVKKNQLMMPTKAQRDEFLRGKTKISQKAQAFKTKSSSEDMGKVRFNAASSTRAELMLIGMTTAEAESRLSKYLEDCVLAGIKEARIVHGKGTGALRACVQDMLIKDDRVDSFRAGEQGEGDAGVTIIKFR; encoded by the coding sequence ATGTATGAATTTCTAAGCTTTGAAGAAAGCCTTGAGCGGAAGAAGATCCGCGGGCGCGTATTGAGTACGCTCGAATTTACGAAGATCAGGGACAGTGTCAGCTCCAAGGCGAGAACTGTCCGCGGCAGGGAACTTATTGATGATATGGTCCCTGTTTGTGATGCTGATTATGCGGAATCTGAGCTTTCTGCTTCCGCACAGGCGATGGATCACATCCTGAGATTCGGCATGCTTCCTTTGGGCGGCATGAGAGACTTAAGAGAAGCTGTAACTTATGCAAAAGCTGGCGGTACTTTATCCTGCGGCCAGCTTTTGGAAACTGCTTCGTTCCTCAGGTCATCGGAAGAACTGAAGAAAACAATCGCAAAGGCAAGGTCTGCCGGTGCTCCGTTTGTCGATGAGACTGAGCCCGATATCTGTTCTTATATTGACGGTCTTGAGACATGTGAAGAACTCCTTGAAAAGATCACGAATTCGATCCTGGGACAGGATGAGGTTTCCGACAGGGCAAGTAAAGATCTGTCATCGATCAGAAGAGAGCGCAAGAATATCGCGGGCGGGATCAGATCGCTCCTTGACCGTGTCATCCAGAATCACGCTGACATGCTCCAGGAAAGCATTGTAACGCTCCGTGAGGGAAGGTACTGTATTCCTGTAAAAGCCGATTTTAACGGCAGGATAGAAGGCATCGTGCACGGCGCATCTTCGTCCGGTCAGACGCTTTTTATTGAGCCTATGAGCGTTGTTGAAGCCAACAACAAGATAGCTGAATTGAATTTTGCCGAGCAGGCAGAGATACAGAGGATCTTAAAGAAGTTTTCCGGTGAAGTGGTATCTATCGCACCGCTTCTCGAAAACAATGCCGCTATTGCAGCACGCTTAGACTATATTTTCGCTAAGGCCGAATACGGCGTGGAGAATAATTCATTCTGCCCGAAGCTTAATACAGAAGGCAGGATCGATCTTAAGGGCGCAAGACACCCGTTGATCCCTAAAGAAAGCGTAGTTCCTGTTGATATCAAGGTCGGCGACAGCTATGACTCTCTTATCGTCACAGGTCCTAATACGGGCGGTAAGACGGTATCTCTTAAGACGTGCGGACTTTTAGTCTTAATGACGATGGCAGGACTTCCGATCCCTGCTGAAAGCGGATCTGAAGTTTGCGTTTTCGACAGGGTCCTTGCAGATATCGGCGATGAGCAGAGCATTGAAGAGAGCTTATCAACATTCTCGTCGCACATGTCCAACATTGTATTTATCCTAAAGAACATCAGGGGAAGATCTCTGGTGCTCTTGGACGAGCTCGGTTCAGGAACAGATCCTACTGAAGGTGCAGCGCTCGCTATATCGATAATTGAAGAGCTTCGAAAGAAGAACTGCATCGTTATGTCCACGACGCACTATAGAGAGCTTAAGAGCTATGCTGAGACCACGGAAGGTGTAATGAATGCTTCATGTGAGTTCGACACGGAAACTCTGGCTCCGACATATAAGCTCATTACGGGAAGACCCGGTTCTTCGAATGCTTTCGTGATCTCCAGTAAGTTAGGGCTCGCAAGACATATCCTGGACAACGCCAGATCCAGAATGTCCACTGACGAATTAAGATACGAAGAACTTCTCGCAAAAGCTGAAGAAGAGACAAAGAGAGCACAGACTCTGGCTGAAGAAAATAACAGGCTCAATGTAGAGCTCAAGGCTGAAAAAGCGCGTCTTGAGGATGAGAACGCTAAGCTGAAGCAGTCTAAGACAAAGATCTTAAATGATATGAGAGCCGAGCAGAAGAGGCTTTTGCAGGAGCAGGAAAGAGAGATCGGCGAAGAGCTCCGCGAATTAAGAAAACGCTCCAAGGATATGGACAGGGCTGAGCGCGAGAAAGAATTGGATAAGATCAGGAGAAAGCTCAGAGCAGGCGTTCAGGATCTTGAGACGGAAGATGACGAAGCTGTAGAGACAGTTGCCTTAAGCGGCGAGCCTGTTAAGGAAGTCATCGAAGGCGAATGCTACTATGTTCCTTCTTTGGGACAGACGGGTGTTGCACAGTCAGGCCTTTCTAAGAGCGGCACGGTTAATATCCTTTGCGGCAGCATGAAGATAGCTGTTAAAAAGAACCAGCTCATGATGCCTACAAAGGCTCAAAGGGATGAATTCTTAAGAGGAAAGACAAAGATCTCCCAGAAGGCCCAGGCGTTTAAGACAAAGAGCAGTTCTGAAGATATGGGCAAGGTAAGATTTAATGCCGCTTCTTCAACAAGAGCTGAACTGATGCTGATAGGCATGACGACGGCAGAAGCGGAATCAAGGCTTTCCAAGTACCTTGAAGACTGCGTTCTGGCAGGAATAAAGGAAGCCAGGATAGTACACGGTAAAGGTACCGGTGCTTTGAGAGCCTGCGTGCAGGATATGCTGATAAAAGATGACCGTGTGGATTCTTTCAGAGCCGGTGAGCAGGGCGAGGGAGATGCAGGAGTTACTATAATCAAGTTCAGATAA
- a CDS encoding DNA-binding MarR family transcriptional regulator, which yields MLNEEEHMSEALTRIFENVVLTEEKSLQAGYFKDLSIAEMHTLTAIGPYEARTMTNTAEDLGITTGTLTVAIDRLVKKGYVHRERDKRDKRIVRISLTHNGKLACRMNSKFHRVLAKHILAGYDEKDRKHLLDLVDEVDKYVEQQLKRYDSSENVRATARQVATDTNKEMK from the coding sequence TTGCTTAACGAAGAAGAACATATGTCAGAGGCCTTGACCAGGATCTTTGAGAACGTTGTTTTAACGGAAGAGAAATCTCTCCAGGCAGGTTATTTCAAGGATCTGTCTATTGCTGAAATGCATACCCTTACCGCAATCGGTCCCTACGAAGCCCGTACGATGACAAATACCGCAGAAGATCTGGGTATTACCACGGGTACTCTTACTGTTGCGATCGACAGACTGGTTAAGAAGGGTTATGTCCACAGAGAGCGTGACAAGCGTGATAAGAGGATCGTAAGGATCAGCCTTACACATAACGGTAAACTTGCCTGCAGAATGAACAGCAAGTTCCACAGAGTATTGGCTAAACATATTCTGGCAGGCTACGATGAAAAAGACAGAAAACACCTTTTAGATCTCGTTGACGAAGTCGACAAGTATGTTGAGCAGCAGCTCAAGCGCTATGACAGCAGCGAGAATGTCAGGGCAACTGCAAGACAGGTTGCTACAGATACAAACAAGGAGATGAAGTAA
- a CDS encoding NAD-dependent deacetylase translates to MDEQKVAELNRMIRESKHIVFFGGAGVSTESGIPDFRSKDGLYNQHDVKFDRYSPEYLLSIDCLVDHPDVFYEFYRQKLNTAGIEPNRAHYKLAEMEKAGKLDGIITQNIDGLHQRAGSKNVQEVHGTTYRNYCMKCHEKYPYDFIFKSEGPIPKCPKCGGMVRPDVTLYGEGLPQTAWIESKRLVFRADCLIIGGTSLAVQPAASLAYDFNGKYLIIINRDKTFADRNAQLVFHDNITEVLDSINLED, encoded by the coding sequence ATGGACGAACAAAAGGTAGCCGAACTTAACAGAATGATAAGAGAAAGCAAGCATATCGTCTTCTTTGGAGGCGCCGGAGTATCGACAGAGAGCGGTATTCCCGACTTCAGGAGTAAGGACGGCCTTTATAACCAGCACGATGTTAAATTCGACAGGTACAGTCCGGAATACCTCCTGAGTATCGACTGCCTTGTCGATCACCCGGATGTCTTCTATGAGTTCTACAGACAGAAACTCAATACTGCAGGGATCGAGCCTAACAGAGCTCACTATAAGCTTGCAGAAATGGAGAAGGCGGGTAAGCTCGACGGTATTATCACGCAGAATATCGACGGCCTTCACCAGAGGGCGGGAAGCAAGAACGTACAGGAAGTTCACGGCACGACTTACAGGAACTACTGCATGAAGTGCCATGAGAAATATCCTTATGATTTCATCTTCAAGTCTGAAGGTCCCATCCCCAAGTGTCCCAAATGCGGCGGCATGGTAAGGCCTGATGTTACTTTATATGGTGAAGGTCTGCCTCAAACAGCATGGATAGAATCCAAAAGGCTCGTATTCAGAGCTGACTGCCTTATTATCGGAGGCACATCTCTTGCAGTACAGCCGGCAGCTTCATTAGCTTATGACTTCAACGGTAAGTATCTGATAATAATCAACAGGGATAAGACATTTGCTGACAGAAATGCCCAGCTCGTATTCCATGACAATATAACGGAGGTTTTGGACTCCATCAATCTGGAAGACTAA
- a CDS encoding linear amide C-N hydrolase (choloylglycine hydrolase family) gives MGKIRKSRKIVITVFLILTVVATGIAAFSSYKSSTSGMATDINDVVENGTPQIGDKLYLFCYQEQLFEVGDNLVVFETYLEDEDLNICVPIECEGKLSYRFSAEVVETDPGIPDKFAKGCRDYYQELYDKIQAKKATVDPGDSETMERIRKAEELTEGFLSDETYERDKNSITSYSFRATNTVDYFTIASVSKIAAAVLAIVLLYAVLGIWISGKKLALGSIALVLTISIISGVIFRKDIATMASIKEYAPGMYTCNITNDYYLDEMLSTDFKDTDSLISFLSKKLLGGMTLPIDAHHFGCSSFSCVTPEGTHLFGRNYDYMDTNGMVIYSNREGCYASIAVCDLQWARFAGVDPIAKPDSLLGRFVLRGAAPIMCVDGFNDQGLGISILSLDADENRPDTGKTDTIIILAIRGILDKCANVDEAVAFLSSYDVHSMFDKENHLFITDKSGKSVIAEWVNDELTITEINCVTNYVIATHEYDEDRRFVVMKTKLDEVNGVLSLEEALDLLNAASQNSESSVQTEWSCVYDLDNFVLYIYNDNDRNKVYKITPETFK, from the coding sequence ATGGGGAAAATTAGGAAAAGCAGAAAGATCGTAATAACGGTATTCCTGATATTGACGGTAGTGGCAACGGGTATTGCCGCATTTAGCAGTTATAAGTCGTCTACATCAGGTATGGCGACTGATATCAATGATGTTGTCGAAAATGGAACTCCGCAGATAGGAGATAAGCTTTATCTGTTCTGTTATCAGGAACAGCTGTTTGAAGTGGGAGATAATCTGGTTGTATTTGAAACTTATCTTGAGGACGAGGACCTCAATATATGCGTTCCTATCGAATGCGAAGGAAAGTTAAGCTACAGATTCAGTGCTGAGGTCGTTGAGACCGATCCCGGTATTCCTGACAAGTTCGCCAAAGGCTGCAGGGATTATTACCAGGAGCTGTACGATAAAATTCAGGCCAAAAAGGCGACTGTCGATCCGGGTGATTCGGAAACTATGGAAAGGATCCGCAAGGCTGAAGAACTGACCGAGGGGTTTCTTTCTGATGAAACTTATGAGCGTGACAAAAACTCAATCACGTCTTATTCATTCAGAGCCACAAATACAGTAGATTATTTCACCATTGCATCTGTCTCGAAAATTGCAGCGGCAGTGCTTGCAATTGTTTTGCTCTATGCCGTGCTCGGTATTTGGATAAGCGGAAAAAAGCTGGCTTTAGGGAGCATAGCTCTAGTCCTGACCATAAGCATTATAAGCGGTGTGATCTTCAGAAAAGATATAGCAACTATGGCGTCTATAAAAGAATATGCGCCGGGCATGTATACGTGCAATATAACGAATGATTACTATCTGGATGAGATGCTCTCAACGGATTTCAAGGACACGGATTCTCTTATCTCGTTTTTGAGCAAAAAACTCCTTGGAGGAATGACACTCCCGATCGATGCCCATCATTTCGGATGCTCGTCTTTCAGCTGCGTAACACCTGAAGGAACGCATCTGTTCGGCCGCAACTACGATTATATGGATACAAACGGAATGGTGATCTATTCGAACCGAGAAGGCTGCTATGCTTCGATTGCCGTATGTGATCTCCAGTGGGCAAGATTTGCGGGAGTTGATCCTATCGCCAAGCCGGATTCTCTTCTCGGAAGATTCGTTTTAAGGGGTGCTGCTCCTATCATGTGTGTTGACGGCTTTAATGACCAGGGCCTTGGCATCTCTATCCTGTCACTCGATGCCGATGAGAACAGACCTGATACCGGTAAGACGGATACGATAATTATTCTTGCCATTAGAGGGATATTGGATAAATGTGCCAATGTTGATGAAGCTGTTGCATTTTTGTCTTCTTATGACGTACATTCCATGTTCGATAAGGAAAATCACCTGTTTATTACCGATAAGTCCGGAAAGAGCGTGATCGCTGAATGGGTAAACGATGAATTGACCATTACCGAGATCAATTGCGTTACAAATTACGTCATTGCTACACATGAGTATGATGAAGACAGACGATTTGTGGTGATGAAGACCAAGCTTGACGAAGTAAACGGCGTCTTGTCTTTGGAAGAGGCCTTAGATCTCCTGAATGCCGCTTCACAGAATTCAGAAAGCAGCGTCCAGACAGAATGGTCCTGCGTCTACGATCTGGATAACTTTGTCCTTTACATCTATAACGACAATGACAGGAATAAGGTCTATAAGATAACGCCTGAAACATTTAAGTAG
- a CDS encoding diguanylate cyclase (GGDEF)-like protein, producing MKPGKKMFSVKWKMYIFITITVLVVALGTAAIAFSTSVAQIDRYYKQSASDNARNFASMVDGDYLARLKEAAASDEFQELRVRAEAEENEELIEEYLKEHDLWEGYYEIRTKITEYLSNMEEIEYIYIIAHGDKYATHDMYLVDDEENPLYETGYYEEREAELRGKDLENLEEPTISNGDWGWLCSDFKPVYDSKGNCVCIVGCDYSMDEVMAERQSFLVGLIGGAFVFAIIVLIGSMLFIRNVVAEPIKAMTKEMNRFNPYKLKDYDTAGVIDLDIHSNDEIAELYNGIKAMQIRIIDYLKEKIQVENDLKYKEQRIDKLSIESYKDALTGVGNKAAFIKKTDEMKYRISKEGEEFAVVMVDLNNLKHVNDHCGHEAGDTYIKGCCHSICEVFKHSPVFRIGGDEFAVILKGTDFEHRTSLTEELKKSFERSFLKEDEDIWYRYSAAVGMAEKMPEDTTFDSVFNRADKAMYEDKTAFKNKYGSVR from the coding sequence ATGAAGCCGGGCAAGAAGATGTTTTCTGTTAAATGGAAGATGTACATCTTTATAACTATTACCGTTTTGGTAGTAGCTTTAGGTACGGCTGCAATCGCTTTTTCGACCAGTGTTGCCCAGATAGACAGATATTACAAGCAGAGCGCTTCTGACAATGCCAGGAACTTCGCTTCCATGGTTGACGGCGATTATCTTGCCAGACTCAAGGAAGCAGCGGCTTCAGATGAATTCCAGGAATTAAGGGTAAGGGCAGAAGCAGAGGAAAACGAAGAGCTTATCGAAGAATATCTCAAAGAGCACGATCTCTGGGAAGGATATTATGAGATAAGGACCAAGATCACCGAATATCTGTCCAACATGGAGGAGATCGAATATATCTATATCATTGCACACGGTGATAAGTATGCTACTCATGACATGTATCTGGTTGACGATGAAGAAAACCCTCTTTATGAGACAGGCTACTATGAAGAGCGTGAAGCTGAACTCCGCGGCAAGGATCTTGAAAATCTGGAAGAACCTACTATCTCTAACGGAGACTGGGGATGGCTCTGTTCAGACTTTAAGCCGGTATACGATTCAAAAGGTAACTGTGTCTGCATAGTCGGATGCGATTACAGCATGGACGAAGTTATGGCTGAAAGACAGTCTTTCCTTGTAGGTCTTATCGGCGGCGCTTTTGTTTTCGCTATTATCGTTCTGATCGGTTCGATGCTTTTCATCAGGAATGTAGTTGCAGAACCAATCAAGGCAATGACTAAGGAAATGAACAGATTCAATCCTTACAAACTGAAGGATTACGATACTGCCGGAGTGATCGATCTGGATATTCACAGTAACGATGAGATCGCTGAACTATATAACGGAATCAAGGCTATGCAGATCAGGATCATCGATTATCTTAAAGAAAAGATCCAGGTTGAAAATGACCTTAAATATAAGGAACAGAGGATCGACAAACTCAGCATTGAGTCTTATAAGGATGCACTTACCGGTGTAGGTAACAAGGCAGCATTTATCAAGAAGACCGATGAGATGAAGTACCGCATTTCTAAAGAAGGTGAAGAGTTCGCGGTCGTTATGGTTGACCTTAACAACTTAAAGCATGTTAACGACCATTGCGGACATGAGGCAGGCGACACTTACATCAAGGGGTGCTGCCACAGCATCTGTGAAGTGTTTAAGCATTCACCCGTATTCAGGATTGGCGGAGATGAGTTTGCCGTAATCTTAAAAGGCACTGATTTCGAGCACCGCACATCTTTAACAGAAGAGCTTAAGAAGAGTTTTGAAAGATCTTTCCTTAAGGAAGATGAAGATATCTGGTACCGCTATTCTGCTGCTGTCGGTATGGCTGAAAAGATGCCCGAAGATACAACTTTTGATTCAGTATTTAACCGCGCCGATAAGGCAATGTACGAAGATAAGACCGCATTCAAGAATAAATATGGTTCTGTCCGTTGA
- a CDS encoding 6-phosphofructokinase, whose translation MGRLLYDESNLPEISSLKALNYDEVDKSTVEPIKRVGVLTSGGDAPGMNAAIRAVVRAGINAGFEMYGVTRGYHGLWKGEIKQLDGRSVSETLQRGGTFLMTARSQTFMTDQGVLKGAKMMEAYDLDALIVIGGDGSYKGARALARIGIPVIGLPGTIDNDIASTEYTIGYDTAMNTAMQCIDKLRDTASSHERCSVIEVMGRHAGWIALNVGIATGAESILIPEVPYDFNKDVLRVILDGRNTGKKHYIVIVAEGVGHADDIAKQIEEATGIEARPTILGHLQRGGSPTLRDRTMASLMGIKAIDCLVEKRFNRLVVQQHGEISDVDIEEGLAMTKTITPDIIENAKRLG comes from the coding sequence ATGGGCAGACTTCTTTATGACGAGAGTAACCTTCCCGAGATCAGCAGCCTTAAGGCTTTAAATTACGACGAAGTAGATAAGAGCACCGTTGAACCTATCAAGCGCGTAGGCGTACTTACGAGCGGCGGTGATGCTCCGGGAATGAATGCGGCAATAAGAGCCGTTGTAAGAGCCGGTATAAATGCAGGATTTGAGATGTATGGCGTAACCAGAGGCTATCACGGTCTTTGGAAAGGTGAGATAAAGCAGCTTGACGGCAGAAGCGTATCTGAGACTCTTCAGAGAGGCGGTACATTCCTCATGACAGCAAGATCACAGACCTTCATGACTGATCAGGGCGTTCTTAAGGGTGCCAAGATGATGGAAGCTTACGATCTTGATGCGCTTATCGTAATCGGCGGCGACGGTTCCTATAAGGGCGCTAGAGCTCTTGCAAGGATCGGAATCCCCGTTATCGGTTTGCCGGGTACGATCGACAACGATATCGCATCCACCGAATATACGATCGGTTACGATACGGCAATGAATACTGCTATGCAGTGCATCGATAAGCTCAGAGATACGGCTTCATCACATGAGCGCTGCAGCGTTATCGAAGTAATGGGCAGACACGCAGGCTGGATCGCACTTAACGTAGGTATCGCTACAGGTGCTGAGAGCATCCTCATTCCCGAAGTTCCTTATGACTTCAATAAAGACGTTTTAAGAGTGATCCTTGACGGCAGAAATACCGGCAAGAAGCACTATATCGTTATCGTTGCAGAAGGTGTAGGCCACGCTGATGATATCGCTAAGCAGATCGAAGAGGCTACCGGTATCGAGGCCCGTCCCACTATCCTGGGACACCTCCAGAGAGGCGGTTCACCGACATTAAGAGACAGGACTATGGCAAGCCTTATGGGCATCAAGGCTATTGACTGCCTCGTTGAGAAGAGATTTAACAGACTTGTAGTACAGCAGCACGGAGAGATCTCCGATGTTGATATCGAGGAAGGTCTTGCAATGACAAAGACCATTACTCCCGACATCATCGAGAACGCAAAGCGGCTTGGCTGA
- a CDS encoding diacylglycerol kinase family enzyme encodes MKKLFIVNSRAESRALARFKAAYFDYSVGHENETSAVFTEFAGHAGEAAKNAASEEDLLVVACGGDGTIHEVANALAQSKTPMAVIPLGTGNDFTRSVMDDNHRNNCETCIGDLFSGRFKVKDTDLIKVTTFDRKGNKIDANSAWCINVASIGFDTEVQLRAKGKVLAHPNSSFIRSTAYSTSAVGCLFGNRHFDFKFEAKRADGKPDVSTKSKYTLIAVCNASYYGDGFCPAPKAVIDDGLINCCAIDAVSLPRSLYLITKYKNGTHFGYDEIDNFVTTSVTVTATGPRDLNGNYDGEDFSGHKVTFECVPGAIRLAIYG; translated from the coding sequence ATGAAGAAACTGTTTATCGTTAACAGCAGGGCTGAATCCAGAGCTCTTGCAAGATTCAAGGCTGCATATTTTGATTATTCCGTAGGGCACGAGAATGAGACCAGTGCCGTTTTTACCGAGTTTGCAGGACATGCCGGTGAAGCGGCTAAAAATGCTGCTTCTGAAGAAGACCTTCTGGTTGTCGCATGCGGCGGCGACGGAACTATACATGAAGTCGCAAATGCTTTGGCCCAGTCCAAGACGCCTATGGCTGTAATACCTCTTGGTACCGGTAACGACTTTACGAGATCAGTAATGGACGATAACCACAGGAATAACTGTGAGACCTGCATAGGTGACTTATTCAGCGGCAGGTTTAAGGTCAAGGATACGGATCTTATCAAAGTCACGACCTTTGACAGAAAAGGCAATAAGATCGATGCCAATTCCGCGTGGTGCATCAATGTCGCTTCCATAGGATTTGATACAGAAGTCCAGTTAAGGGCAAAGGGCAAGGTTTTGGCTCACCCGAATTCCAGCTTTATAAGGAGCACTGCCTATTCGACATCTGCAGTAGGATGCCTTTTCGGAAACAGGCATTTTGACTTTAAGTTTGAGGCCAAGAGAGCCGACGGCAAGCCTGATGTATCAACAAAATCAAAATATACGCTCATTGCTGTATGCAATGCATCATATTACGGCGACGGCTTCTGTCCTGCGCCCAAGGCAGTTATAGATGACGGCCTTATCAACTGCTGCGCAATTGATGCGGTAAGTCTTCCCAGATCTTTGTATCTGATCACGAAATACAAGAACGGCACGCATTTCGGCTACGATGAGATCGATAATTTTGTAACCACCAGCGTTACGGTTACGGCAACAGGCCCCAGAGATCTGAACGGAAATTACGACGGAGAGGACTTTTCGGGTCACAAGGTCACATTTGAGTGCGTACCCGGTGCGATCAGGCTCGCGATCTACGGCTAA
- a CDS encoding acyl carrier protein: MADSDNLRAKVKEDVIRIMAETLEISPEEITSDLAFNTDLPFDSLQLYEFVIDVEETYNIRLPDELLDQVKTVDDMIDVVMKLKK; encoded by the coding sequence ATGGCTGATTCTGATAACCTGAGAGCGAAAGTCAAAGAAGACGTAATTAGGATCATGGCAGAGACACTCGAGATATCTCCTGAAGAGATTACTTCGGATCTTGCTTTCAATACGGATCTGCCTTTTGATTCACTTCAGCTCTATGAGTTCGTTATTGATGTCGAGGAGACATATAATATCCGTCTTCCCGATGAGCTCCTTGACCAGGTGAAGACCGTTGACGACATGATCGATGTCGTAATGAAACTCAAGAAATAA